The window TGtttgaccaaaatttcggaATAAAATCCTGAAAAACTTCCTTGTAAGTCGTTTACCGGAAGACTTACATGGAAATCGTCTggataaaattaaaactatttaagttttatttttcaatttcaaaaataatctGAAACGACTTACTTGAAAGTCGTCtagtaaaaaatcatttttattttttatttttctgttggaCGACTTATGTGTAAGCCGTCTAGGAAAAGAtaaatttctgacacaatccggtcaaatgcaaaactaacatgtttatcaTAGACGACTTACCGAAAAGTCTTctgtaatttttttgaaaacaaagaaaatcGGAAGACTTCTAGAGAGTCGTCTCTAAAAGACACACATAAAGTCAATTGTGAAACTAACATATGCATTGACCAGAAGACTTATCTTCTCGACGAGTGAGATAACTTGTTTAGCTTCTCCAACCACAAAATACTTCACCACCAAAGCAATCTACTTGTAAATGACCACGAATCATGAGATTGGTTCTATGAACCTTCAaatttttagaatcaaaatcttagaTTTTTTTAGATGAATATAGAAAGAAAGTGAAAgagattttgtttttagttcataagaaaTGAGATAGAAGGAGTCAAAATCGATTTTTaggtgcattaagagcttcaaattaattgttcatggtggttggtgtattgatggcaaggacaatattgtaaatacttgaagaagatgaagatgagagggtaaaaaccttattttcgaaaaaaaataaaaaaataatggtaTTTTCGTAAATAATCTAAATTTGTAGGGTGAATATGGtaaatgaaaattcaaaaaaataatcatgattagttttgtgtttgattttgagttttgagtcatatttgcaaAAAGCCCACGATTTCTTAGGTAATTTGTGCCGTTAATAATGTTAGTGTTCATATAGAGTCACCTCAAAGACAAAGCTCTATCTATTGAAAAGAACTTTAGGTTAACTCGTAGTAGGATACGTAGGAGGACTGGAGGAGCAGAGTTTGAGAGAATTATTTGAATTCAAGAATATAATTTATGCAAGGAATTAACTATTAAGGATCAGATCAAAGCCATTCTTTTCTTTTGAGCTTCAGTAGGTAACTTTACGTTAGATGATTGAATTTGGTAGTTTATTCTCTGCTTGTTGGCCGCCCAAAGATTTAAATAATGAGAATAATTAATAGGAtaaatcgcataaaaaaccttCAAGGTGGCAGCCACTTACACTTTAAACCTTGAAAGTATTTCACAAGCACTTTAAATCTTCAAAGTGACACTTTTATCAAAATAAACCTCCAACCTGGCTTACTTGTACATCAAGTCAAAACGGTAACCGGTACTGTTCAAAAACGATGACGtgtcggttttttttttttttttttttttaaattatttcattaataaaataaatattaaaataaagaaaatattaaaattcataaaaaaattcaaaacagatcataaaaatcactaaaaattcaaaaaaaaaatcaaaatattcaccaaaaaaatttaaattattttattaataaaattaatataaaatacaaaagtataaaaattcataaaaaattgaaaataaatcataaaaagtcaataaaattcacaaaaattcataaaattcacaaaaaatattttaaattaaatataaaaataatcataaacttttacaaaaataaaagattcacaacaatatttatattattttattaataaaataagtataaaatacagaaaatataaaaaatcattaaaaatttgaaacaaatcacaaaaattcacaaaaatcaagaataaaattatatgtggTTTTATAAAAGCGACTAAGGAATAACGTGCATTGAGTGCTATAAACTGGCTACCCTCAAGCTATCATTAGTATACATTCTTCCCTTTAATAATCCTAAACTTTTTCAAATCCAACCAACACACACATAGAACATAACAGattaaaaaaccaaaatagCAGTCAGTCTCCGGGTTATGATTACTCTAATTCAGAttagaaaaaaatcattattttatatttattttattaatcataACCCAGAGACTGACTGAATTTTTCTAATCTAAATCAGAGTAATCATAACCCAGACTactattttggatattttttaatCTGTTATGTTCTATGTGTGTTGGTTGGATTTGGAAAAGTTCAGGATTGTTAAAGGGAAGAATGTATACTAGTGATAGCTTGAGGGTAGCCAGTTTATAGCACTCAATGCACGTTATTCCTTAGTCGCTTTTATAAAACcacatataattattaataaaataatttaaaatattttttgtgaattttatggatttttgtgaattttattgactttttatgatttgttttgaattttttatgaattttttatattattgtatttttatatttattttattaataaaataattttaaaaaattttggtgaataatttgatttttttgtgaatttttagtgatttttacgattttttttgaattttttatgattttttatattttttttaatatttattttattaataaaataattaaataaaaaaaaatcgacaCGTCATCGTTTTTGAACAGTACCGGTTACCGTTATGACTTGATGTACAAGTAAGCCAGGTTGGAggttttttttgataaaagtgtCACTTTGAAGGTTTAAAGTACTTGTAAAATACTCTCAGGGTTTAAAGTGTAAGTGGCTGCCACTTTGAAgattttttatgcgattttcccataattaatatattctTCCAGTCCATAAACTCTCATCGTTTTATCAGCCCCATTCGGTTAGGATCGTCTTAGACTCTCAAGTGTCGAAATCAATATTGCTacagtttaaaaaataagactTTTTTCTTATCAAAGATGGTTTAAACCCGAGTTGACGCTCATGAGCTGAGTCTCTGCCGAGATTGCTTAAAAGAACCCCAAACAATATCGAACCGACAAAAAAGCTAACATGAGAGAGCTTAAGCATTGGCAGTTTTGTTATGATTGATTATCCAAAACTAAATCTTCATTTTTAGCATATGTAACCATTTGTTTGTATGTGACAGGAAAAAAacgtttgtttgtttgtttctttccaaaaaaaaaaaaataagaacaaaAGTTCAACAGCTTCGGTTTCAGGTAAATCATGGTATTTTATTTATGAGAGAGCGACTAACGAAAAATCAGaacacaaaaagaagaagatggatgatAACAAAAACATCATCAAAACCCTAGCTCGGTGGTGTCTTGTTCTACAAGCCATCATGATATCTTCCAACACCGTGGCTCTCAAGGAACCAGACTACGTAAACATGAACATAACAATCCGCAATGCAATGACCGGGCTGCTCCGCCCGGAAATCGTCTATCGATGCCAGTCCAAACGCAAAGATTATGGTTGGCATCGATCTACAAAACCAGGAACTCAGTTTTCATTTCCAATCATTCTCATTAAAGGTGAAAGCAAGATACCGGCTATTCACATCTGCCGTTTCCGGTCCGCTTTAGGAACCGCCACACTCGTGATAGAAAACACTTATCTCGACGCCGAGATGTGTCCTAAATCTTCATGTGCTCACGAAGCGACACCGAAAGGGATCTTGTTTAGAGGCCTTGAATGGGATTTCAAAACCGTGTTTCCAAAGCTCAAACCAGTTGAGTATCTTGAATTGCCGTGGACACCTTGGCCAAACAGAACATGAAtttttcatcatattttttttttctttccttttgtatTCATTCTAATTATAGAAGTTCAAAATTCATAATCATAAGCAGTTTGCCACATACTAACAGCTTTAGTTTAAATTAATTCCCTACATTTATGCGTTGGAGAGACAATTGCTCGGGAATAAACCTTAGGTTCACCCTAGGATGAACATTTAAATTCACTCATTTTTTAAGACCAATCAAAGTATTAAGTAGAATAgtagataattaattaaaaatataaaatttatttaaaaataactaaaaaaaaaagcaatgctAATTTTAACAACGCTAACACCCTAAATCCGAAATCTTAAATCTCagcactaaaccctaaaccgtaaatcttaaacccaaatcctagaccctaaactCAAACTGTATACTCTAAACCTaaatcctagaccctaaacccaaaccctaaaacTTTAAATCCAAACCCTCTACCCTAAACcaaatcctagaccctaaacccaaaccgtataccctaaacccaaatcttaGACTTAAAACTCAAAccgtaaactctaaacccaaacccaaaaCCTAGGCGCTAtaaggtttgggtttagggtctaggatttAGGTTTAGAATatatggtttgggtttagggtttatgctTTGGGTTTGGGTAtacaatttgggtttagggtatataatttgggtttagggtctaggatttgggtttagggtctagggtttgagatttaaggtttagggtttagaatttaagatttagggtttacggTTTAGCTAGCGGCGTCATCGTCGTTAAAATTAACGTTATtctttttttaagttatttttaaataagattaatatttttttaactaattatcTACACGGCGTTTTGATTGGTCCTGGAAATAGAagtgaatttaaaggttcaccctagggggtgaacctaagttttgttcttttctcGGGAATTTgccaaatatgactcaaaatttgattttagcCCTAAAAGTATcaaaaacttgaatcaaatgcaaaattaaCCCAAAAGGTTAGTGAAATTACAACCAGCCCcttataaccaaacaaaaaactaaaattagtttttacgaatataacccTGTAAAGTTTTCTGAGATTTTGTAAGTCCTCCGAGGTTCTGTAAGTCTTTTGgtagacttccaggaagtcttctcatttagtagatcttaaaaataatttatcaattttgcaaaaaaatattttgatagaaAAAAAGTTGAactcatgtaattataaacagtcgtaagtgatataaattaaaatataaaaaattgaattgttttcaacatagattaGTGAAAGTAGTGGGTCATGATATTTTTTGGATTAGAGTTTGACAACATAtattgtagtattgtatgtatttttAAGATTAGATTTTGGAagcttaacttttttttttgaaaaattaaattttgacatatatatgtgcagttttgtgtatataaaacactttttaagtttaatgaagTTTTTGTTTCTATCTAATTAGTTATTTgagtttaagatttatatttggggtctagacgacttccagaaaGTCTTTTAGTGATTAGTATTTTATCAGTTAGAAAATTTCCCTGAAAGTCTTCTAACTcccgttaaaaatattttagttccctgctaaaaatattttagtttctagAAGAATTTCAAGTAAGTCTTTTAGGAAGTCTTCTATTCGAAGACTTATTTGAAGTCTTCTAAATCGAAAAAAATTAACCTTATTGGAATTTTTGTCTTcctttataaagaaaattttcaCATTCTCTATCTTCCTCTCAAATatctgcaacaaaaatgtaatgtttctcattctaaaactctccaacctctctttAATCCTTTTGAATTTAAagacaccaaactttatatcagTTTCATGTCTTCTCactgatttattttgttttgcagattttttattacatggttctcatcttccactcctttaaaggtagatctataaatCACATTTTCTTATTTGGTAACCTATTGTTGCTTAAAGCTATAATGttttgaaaactcttttggttGTTTTAAGTTCGTAccttatttttgaagtttttctatgttttgaaGCCATTTGTATACTTTTGGATACgtaggtttttcagatctgacaCAGACGTGGAAGACTTCAGGCAGACTTCCCTGAAGTCTTCTTGGAAGTGTTCTAACATTTAATGCACTAGAATACTTCCTGCCTGGAAGACTACTGGTGGAATCTTCTCCCATGTCTCCTCTTTTATTTCATAT is drawn from Brassica rapa cultivar Chiifu-401-42 chromosome A05, CAAS_Brap_v3.01, whole genome shotgun sequence and contains these coding sequences:
- the LOC117134426 gene encoding uncharacterized protein LOC117134426, coding for MDDNKNIIKTLARWCLVLQAIMISSNTVALKEPDYVNMNITIRNAMTGLLRPEIVYRCQSKRKDYGWHRSTKPGTQFSFPIILIKGESKIPAIHICRFRSALGTATLVIENTYLDAEMCPKSSCAHEATPKGILFRGLEWDFKTVFPKLKPVEYLELPWTPWPNRT